From one Thermococcus sp. genomic stretch:
- the radA gene encoding DNA repair and recombination protein RadA encodes MAKKKSAKDEIKELDEFEELDVVEETSSSSTKSKAASTAKNLEDLPGVGPATAEKLRDAGYDSIEAIAVASPMELKEIAGISEGAALKIIQAAREAANIGTFMRADEYMAKRSIIGKVSTGSKSLDKLIGGGVETQAITEVFGEFGSGKTQLAHTLAVMVQLPHEEGGLHGSVVWIDTENTFRPERIRQIAENRGLDPDEVLKNIYVARAFNSNHQMLLIERAEEIIKEKAETDRPVKLLIVDSLMAHFRSEYVGRGTLAERQQKLAKHLSDLHRIADLYDIAVFVTNQVQAKPDAFFGDPTRPVGGHILAHSATLRIYLRKGKAGKRVARLIDSPHLPEGEAIFRITEKGAED; translated from the coding sequence ATGGCTAAGAAAAAGAGTGCCAAAGATGAAATAAAAGAGCTTGATGAATTTGAAGAGCTCGATGTTGTGGAAGAGACCTCCTCCAGTTCAACTAAGAGTAAAGCGGCCTCCACCGCTAAAAACCTTGAGGACCTGCCTGGGGTGGGCCCCGCCACCGCCGAGAAACTTCGGGATGCTGGCTACGATAGCATCGAGGCCATTGCAGTTGCCTCCCCAATGGAGCTCAAGGAGATAGCCGGCATAAGTGAGGGTGCCGCCCTCAAGATAATCCAAGCCGCGAGGGAAGCGGCAAACATCGGGACATTCATGCGTGCCGATGAGTACATGGCAAAGCGGAGCATCATAGGCAAGGTCTCCACAGGAAGCAAGAGCCTTGACAAACTCATCGGCGGCGGAGTCGAGACCCAGGCCATAACGGAGGTATTCGGAGAGTTCGGCTCCGGAAAGACTCAGCTCGCTCATACCCTGGCGGTGATGGTTCAGCTCCCGCACGAGGAAGGTGGTCTTCACGGCTCTGTCGTTTGGATAGACACCGAAAACACCTTCCGACCCGAAAGAATAAGACAGATCGCCGAGAACCGTGGTCTCGACCCGGACGAGGTGCTCAAGAACATCTACGTTGCCAGAGCCTTCAACAGCAACCACCAGATGCTCCTCATCGAGAGGGCTGAGGAGATAATCAAAGAGAAGGCCGAGACCGATAGGCCGGTTAAACTCCTAATAGTGGATTCTCTCATGGCCCACTTCAGGAGCGAGTATGTCGGCAGGGGAACCCTTGCAGAGCGGCAGCAGAAGCTGGCCAAACACCTCTCGGACCTGCACAGGATAGCGGACCTCTACGATATAGCGGTCTTCGTCACAAACCAGGTTCAGGCCAAGCCCGATGCCTTCTTCGGCGACCCGACGAGGCCAGTAGGCGGCCACATCCTGGCCCACAGCGCGACGCTTAGGATTTACCTGAGGAAAGGCAAGGCCGGCAAGCGCGTGGCCAGGCTCATAGACAGCCCCCATCTTCCCGAAGGCGAGGCGATATTCCGGATCACGGAGAAGGGGGCAGAGGATTAA